Below is a window of Jonesiaceae bacterium BS-20 DNA.
GTTGCCGGTTCCTCGCTGTCGTGGTCGGTGTGCACGTGGGTGCGGGCCATGTGGTCGCCGAGGATCGCGCCTACCTCATCGCCGTGGAGCATGCGCCATCCGGCCGCCTGAGGTGTGCCGGGGGATCCAGTGACGCGTGGGTCCTTGATAGCCACCGCGCAGCGGTCGGTATCAGGGTCGTTAGCGATGACTATATCTGCGTTGCGAGCAACTGCGTGGGCAAGTGCCAAGTCGATTGCCCCGGGCTCCTCTGGGTTAGGGAAGGAGACGGTTGGGAAATCTGGGTCAGGCTTGACCTGTTCGGGGACCGAACTGAAGTTCGTAAACCCGGCACCTTCAAACATCTCCTCTACGACCTGTCCACCAACCCCGTGCAGGGGAGTTAGGACAATACTGAGGTCGCGTGGGGCGTCATCGATGAGGGTGTGCACCGCATCGATGTAACTGGTGACGGCCTCGTCACCCAAGACTGTCCAACCGGACTCAGCACGTGGCGTGGCTCTGACCGACTCGACCGCGGCGATCTGTGCCGCAATCATCTGGTCATGCGGCGGCACAATCTGGGCGTCCTTACCCTCGTCCTGAACAACGCGGCCGCCAAGGTAGACCTTGTAACCGTTATCTGCTGGAGGGTTATGGGATGCCGTGACAACAACTCCGGCATCGACCCCTAGCCGTCGCATGGTGTACGCCAAAACCGGTGTTGGTAAGGCGCGGTTCAAGATCGAAACCCGACAACCTGCTGCGACCCACACCCCCGCGGAATCAAATGCGAACTCCTGCGAGAAGTGCCGGGCGTCATACCCAATCACAATGTGCGGGGTTTGTCCGGGGAGCTCTTGTTTTAAGAACGCCGCAAGTCCTGCCGCGGCACGAATCACCACGGACCGGTTCATCCGGTTGGGACCGGCGCCGATGGCGCCACGTAATCCGGCCGTGCCAAACTGCAGCGTGCCATTAAATCTGTCGGTCAAGGATGCAAGCGACTCTGCGTCCCCTGCCGCAACCGACTCGAGTAGCACGCGCAACTCGTGCTGGGTTGTTGACTCGGGGTCATCGTCTAACCAGGCGGCGGCCCGCTGCAAAAGTTCTTCCTGAGCAGCCATGTCAGATCAACCTAATAATCTGCGCGAGCAGGGCGCTGATTCTTGGACCAGCGGCAACACCTGCCTCAATGACTTCCTCATGGGAGAGGGGGACCGGACTAATTCCAGCGGCAAGATTGGTTACCAACGAGATCCCAAGGATTTCCAGGCCCGCTTGCCTAGCTGCGATCGCCTCAATCGTGGTTGACATACCAACCAAGTCAGCGCCTAGAATTCCGGCCATCTTAACCTCGGCCGGAGTCTCATAGTGGGGTCCGCGGAACTGTGCGTAGACACCCTGATCAAGTGAGGGATCAACCGAGCGGGCAAGGTCGCGCAAGCGCGAGGAATACAGATCCGTCAGGTCAACAAAGTTTGCGCCCTCAATGGGGGAGGTAGCCGTCAAGTTGATGTGGTCGGAGATCAGCACCGGGGTCCCGGGGTTCCAAGCCGGGTTCAGGCCGCCGCAGCCGTTGGTCAAGATCACTGTTTTTGCCCCTGCTGCTGCGGCCGTGCGCATGCCGTGGACAACCGCCCGGACTCCCTTGCCTTCGTACAGGTGGGTGCGGGAACCGAGCACAAGAGCGTGTTTGCCAGAATCAGCGATGCGGATCGAACGGATGGTGGCACCATGGCCGTGGACTGATGGGGCGCTAAAACCGGGGATATCTTGGGCGGGAATCTCGGCTACGGTCTCACCTAGCAGTTCTGCCGCCCCGCCCCAGCCGGAACCAAGAACAAGGGCAATGTCATGGTGGCTAACTCCAGAAAGCTGTGCGATTTGGCCTGCAGCGCTGCGAGCCAAATCAAAGGGATCATCTTGTGACAAAGTTTCATTGGGGGATTGCGGAGTAGTAGTCATAATCAGAGCGTAACCTGATCAAGCGCTTGACGCGAGTGTATAGGCCAGATTCTGTAACCAATTTGAAACCAATATCCGACGCGTAGGTACAAACTACTCTGCCCCTGCTGTCATAATGAAACGGTGACTACAATAGACGCTCTCGCAGATCAGCACCCAGCCCCGCACATCGCCATTATTGGTGGTGGACCCGGCGGCTATGAAGCGGCACTTGTGGCCTCACGACTGGGCGCAAAGGTAACCATCATTGAACGGCGTGGTATGGGCGGTGCAGCGGTGTTGACGGATGTGGTTCCGTCAAAGACCCTCATTGCCACGGCTGAGTGGATGACCCTGGGCGGCGCCGCGGCGGAGCTTGGGATTCGTATCAACGAAGATAACGACTACACAAGCCAGACCATTAGCGTTGACCTCAAAGCTGTCAACCAACGAGTCAAGGCGCTTGCAATTGCCCAATCCGAGGATATCCGGGCCCGTCTTGATGCAAGTGGGGTCACCGTTATCAATGGTGAAGGACGATTCTTGAGTCCTACCAAGTTGGCGGTGAGTAACGTGGTTGACGCTCGAGGACACCGGCTCGATGACCTCGAGGTTGAGGCAGACTTTGTTTTGGTTGCGGTTGGAGCAACGCCGCGTGTGGTCCCCGAAGCGCAGCCTGACGGCAAACGAATTTTGACCTGGACGCAAGTGTACGACCTTGATGAGCTCCCAAAGAAACTTATTGTCGTGGGATCGGGTGTTACCGGAGCCGAATTTGCCGGTGCCTATCACGCACTCGGGGCCGAGGTTGTCCTAGTGTCCTCGCGAGATCGAGTCCTACCGGGAGAAGACGCCGATGCCGCAAACCTGATCGAAAAAGTCTTTACGGCCCGCGGGATGACCGTGATGGGTAAATCTCGTGCCGAGTCCGCCGTGGTCAAGACCATTGATGGAGAAGAATGCGTTGAGGTGACGTTGAGCGATGGCCGGACCGTGACGGGTAGTCACGTGCTCATGGCCGTTGGTTCCATCCCCAACACGGCAGGGTTGGGTCTAGAAGAGATTGGCGTACACCTCACGCCCTCAGGCCACATCGAAACGGATAAGGTTTCCCGCACGACCGTGGGCACCGTCTACGCCGCGGGGGACTGCACAGGTGTGCTGCCGTTGGCCTCGGTTGCCGCCATGCAGGGACGGGTGGCCATGTCGCACGCGCTAGGTGATACGGTCCGTCCCATCAAGTTGCGATCGGTCGCCGCCAACGTGTTCACGGCCCCTGAAATTGCGACGGTTGGCTACTCCCAAAAAGTACTCGACGAACAAAAAATCAAGTATGACGTCATCATGTTGCCGCTGCGCCGCAACCCGCGAGCAAAGATGATGGGGATCCGAGAAGGATTCATCAAACTGTTCTCCACCTTGGAAACCGGTGAGGTGCTTGGCGGCGTCGTTGTTGCCCCGCGCGCGAGTGAGCTCATCTACCCCATCACCATGGCGGTCACGCACCGGCTGACGGTTGACAACGTTGCCGATGCCTTCACTATTTACCCATCCTTGACCGGAACTATCGCTGAGGTAGCGCGGATGGGACACCAGAGAATCGACGACTAGACGCCTCTACCGCAAACCGGGGGTGCGACCACTTATCGCCGTGGCCGCACGCCCGCAATTAATACCGGGTTCATTGTGTGCGAGTTAGTTCAGCGAAACGGTTGCAACCTGCGGGGTGTGGTCCGAGATCTGCGAAGGCAGCACTTCGAATTCACTGAACTTGAGGTCCTTTGCAGACATCCAGTCAATGCGAATGTTTGGGTCGCTAGCCGGCCAAGTTAGCTGGGAGGGGTCACCCGCGGTGTCCTGCCCGGAGATAAAGCCGTGCTCGGTCAGGTACGCAATCTCCGGCCAACCTGGTTCCGCATTGAAGTCCCCGGTGATCAGCGCAGGGCCGCCGCTGGGCATATCAGCAAACATGTCATCCAACTGCAGAATCCGGGTCGGAGTATTTTCAGCCCGGTGTTGCAGGTGTGCGGTGCTCACCCAGAACTCGCCTTGAGCGAGGTTCAGTGTGCCGCCGATTGCTGAACGCCGTTGGGGCCCGTCACCGTACGTCAGTGCTATGCGTTCAATGTCGGTTATTGGGGTGTCCGGGTGCCACAGCAGGGCATTGCCAAACTGTTGGTCGGCCGCACCAACAAAGGCGAACTCCATGCCCAGTTCGTTGGCAAGGTACGTTGCCATGTCTACGCCGCCACCCAGGATCCACCCGCGGGAGACCTCCTGCAACGTGACCACGGTGGCCTGCTCCTGGCGGATCAATTCAGCGATTGCTTGCAACTCGACTGCCGGGGAAGTACTGGTGCCATAGTGCAGATTCCAGTTCAGTACCCGGGCGGAGTCACCCGCAACGTGGCCTGCTGGGGCCTGGGCGGTAAGCCCCGAAGTCTGGATGGCACCGATCACCCCGAGCGCGCTAATCGTAGCAATGACCAATGGGACGGTCTTTGGGGCGACGGCGTTGGGGCCGGATTCATAAGGGGAGTGAGCGCCGACTCTGAGTGCCGCACCCCCGAGGAAGGCAGCGGTGGCGACAAATAGCAGCGCGTTGGGGAACCCGAGCGGAATATCGTAATCCAATTGGAACAGCAGGATAGGCAAGATTACCGAAGCGCCTGCGCCGGTTGCCGCTAGAGCAAGCGGCCCCGATGAATTGCGGTCCGGGGTGCGCGAAACCATGACGGTCAAAAGTGCAAGCGAGCTCAGCCCAAGCAAGGCAACAAAGACTGAGATCGCGATGGAGACCAACGGGCCCGGAGTCGCAGGCCATGATGGCACAAAGAAAATGGTAGCGACCGCTAACACCACAACGATGGCGTGCACCAGTTTGTGCTCGTATGCTCGGTTCAGCACGTGTGGCAGCGCAAGCGAAACACCAAGCAACACCCCGGCGCTGACCCACAGTGGTAGATGCGATTGCGAGGCGATGAACGCCGGGTTTGCGAAGATAACCACACCCAAGCTCAAGACCGGGCCAATTGCCCAAAGCCCGCGCACGTGCGGCTGCGGCTCGCTCTCCCTAACCGCGGAGCCAAGAATAATGGTCGCGACAACAAGCACGGCCGAACTCACGCTGGCTACTGTGCTCGATTGCCAGATGGGATCCAGAGTTTTCAAGGAAAGATTGAGCGCGCCCGAGAGCATTAGGCCAAGTCCAATGCCCGTTCCAACGGTACGCGGACCCTCTTGACTGACCGCCCCAGCAACGATGGTAAGGGTGGCTATGGCCAATGCCACCGTTGCTAGCCCAACGCCAAACAGGACAGTTCCGTCGAGCAAGACGAGCAACAACCGGGCAACCCCCAGCGCTACGACCGCGATCATGACCATGGAGCCGGAGACCTGGCGGCGCGCACTCAAGGTAAGGGCGAACAATCCCGGTGCCAAGTAGGTCCCGAGCGCTATGGTTCCCGCAACGATCACACCATTGCGCTCGATTGCGGAATCAAGTAGGGGGCCGGAGAACCGAATGAGCTCTGCGGCCAGGGCGGTTACAAGGACAAGGAGTGCCAAGTACTTAGAAGTGAACTTGCTGGCGGGGGCGGTCATAGGGCTAATCTACCGTGCGGTCGTCAAGAGGTCTAAGATCTGATCCAGGCTGTTCTCGAAGGCCGGCAGAAGAAGCCGCTCACGTATCTGTGACAGGGGGACCCAGAGGATTTCGATGCTCTCGGCATCGGTAGCCCCGATCGGAGCTTGTGGGTCTTGGGTTTGGGCAATGACGGTGGTGTACGACCAATCCCCATGGTCGAGCACCACCTGAGCAAGCTCCGTCACGTGGTGCCCAGCGATACCGGCTTCCTCTTGGGCTTCCCTCACAGCGCCCTCAAATGCCGTCTCACCATGGTCCAATGCGCCACCTGGGACCGCCCAGGTGCCCCCTTGATGGGACCACAGTGAACGATGCTGCAGGACCACCTCGGTGAACTCCCCGGTGTGGTCCGTGCGCACCAAGAAAAGTCCGGCAGCCCCGTAGAGCCCCCAGTGCTTTTGTCCGCACCGACAATTGACCCAGCCATTGCCGGATTCGATTTGCGCGTTAGTAGTCACAGAGACAGATTAACGCGCCACGGTGCTTTGGGTGTCACCAGACTTGCTACTCCGCGTCAACGATTTCGCAGATAACCGTTCCAGAAGTTACCCCTTGGCCAACGGTCGCTGTGAACGCGGTGATCTTACCCGCGCGGTGCGCAACCAATGGCTGTTCCATCTTCATAGCTTCAAGGACTACGATCAGATCGCCTTCGGCTACGATCGCACCCTCGGCAGCGGCTACCTTGACGATTGTGCCCTGCATTGGCGAGGTCAGCGAGTTGCCTGTTGCGGCGGCAGTCTTGGTGGCGCCCCGGCGAGCCGGGCGTCGCGTTGCTGGGCCCCCGGAGCGACCGCGGCCAAAGCCAAGGCCGGCGGGGATCACTACTTCAAGTCGTTTGCCACCAACCTCGACGACCACGCGCTCGGTTACAGGGGCTTCCTGCTCGGCTGGTGCGCCGGTTGCAGCCTGACCCAGAGCGTTACAAATGTCTTGGAACTCGGACTCGATCCAGCTGGTGTAGATACTGAACGGTTCGCTCGGGTGCTTAGGAGCGAAGGCACCGGAGTCTAGGACTGCGCGGTGGAACGGTAGGACCGTTGGGATGCCTTCGACCTGCATCTCCGCAAGTGCTCGACGTGCTCGGGCCAATGCCTGGGTACGGTTTGCGCCGGTGACAATGACCTTGGCGATCATTGAGTCAAACGCACCGGAAACGGTGTCGCCTTCAACCACGCCGGTGTCAACGCGGACACCGGGGCCGGTAGGCAAGACCAACTTGGTGATCTTACCCGGGCCTGGCAGGAAGTTTGCCGCTGGATCCTCACCGTTGATACGGAATTCAAACGAGTGACCGCGGGTTATCGGGTCCTGGTTTGAGATTTCCTTACCTTCGGCGATCATGAACTGCGCCAATACGAGGTCGGTTCCGGTGATCTCTTCGGTGATTGTGTGTTCCACCTGCAAGCGGGTGTTGACCTCGAGGAATGAGATAGTGCCGTCAAGGCCCACCAAGAACTCACAGGTGCCGGCGCCGTAGTAACCGGCCTCGGCAATGATTGCCTTGGAAGATTCAACCAGGCGCTTGTTTTGATCATCCGTCAAAAATGGTGCTGGCGCTTCCTCAACGAGCTTCTGGTGGCGGCGCTGCAAGGAGCAGTCGCGGGTGGAAACCACCTGAACGTTACCGTGTTGGTCCGCTAGGCACTGGGTTTCAACGTGGCGAGGGCGGTCAAGGTAACGCTCAACAAAGCACTCACCGCGACCGAATGCTGCTACGGCCTCGCGCACGGCGGAGTCGTACAGTTCTTCAATTTCTTCAAAGGTACGAGCTACCTTCAAGCCGCGCCCGCCGCCACCAAAGGCAGCCTTGATCGCAACCGGCAAACCAAATTCCTGTGCAAACGCGGTTACCTCAGCGGCTGAGCTAACCGGGTCAGCGGTTCCGGGGACCAATGGAGCTCCGGCACGCTTTGCAATGTGGCGAGCGCTTACCTTGTCTCCAAGGTCGTCAATAGCCTGGGGTGGTGGACCAATCCAGATGAGTCCGGCATCGATAACTGCGCGTGCAAATGCGGAGTTCTCCGCCAAGAAACCGTACCCGGGGTGCACGGCGTTAGCCCCTGAGCGCTGCGCGATAGCGAGCAGCTTCTCAATATCCAAGTAGGTGTCTTGGGCGCGGGAACCCTCGAGGGAGTAGGCCTCATCAGCCAGGTGGACGTGAAGGGAATCGCGATCGGATTCTGCGTAGACCGCTACGGAACCTACTCCGTAGTCGGAGCAGGCGCGAATGATACGGACAGCGATTTCGCCACGATTGGCGATCAAGACCTTTGAGATAGCTAGCACTGGCTTACCGTAATCCTTTTTTGCTGAGGAGAGCGACTCATTGGCCGTGCCGCACAAAAGATTGGACTGAACCCTAAGCGCTGCCCACAAGCTTTGTAGGTATCCTCTATAACTATTATTTGTTCCACAGGCTGGGCCATGCGATTCCCAGATCTAAAAGGAGATTACGCAGGAGTGGCAGACTCAGCCCAAGCACCCCGTGGTGATCGCCGGTAATCCGGGAAATGAATGGTCCACCTAGCCCATCGATTGTGAATCCTCCAGCGACCTGGAGTGGTTCCGTCGACCGGACATACGCGTCAATTTCATGATCGGAGAGGTTGGCAAAGTGGACGATGGTCGAGCTGGTGGCGCCCAATTCTTTGCCATCGGAGGTGATCACCCAGTGGCCCGAGTGCAGCGCCGCCCGGCGACCAGACATGGCCCGCCACCGTTGCCTGGCAACCTCGGAATCTAACGGCTTCCCCACAACTTGCCCATCAAATTCCAGCATGGAGTCCGCACCGACAATGAGGTCCGGTGCCAGACCAGCACCAAGGTTTGCGCACACGTCGCGCGCCTTGCCCTGCGCCAAGATGAGCACCTGATCGGCGGGGCTCAGATCCGGATCCGCAAGCAGGGCCTGATCTAAGAGTGCGTCCTCATCAACGTTAGACACCTGAACCAAGGGCTCAATTCCCGCCCGACGCAATGTGGTCAGGCGGGAAGGTGAGGCCGAGGCCAAAAGCAGCGAGGTCACGCGAGCGCTTCCTTAAGAACATCCAAACCAACCGACCCCAAGCTCAACGCGCGGGCGTGGAATGCTTTGAGGTCAAATTCCTGACCGGCGGCAGCGGCTGCGTGCTCGGCTTCATCACGAATCTGCTCCCAAAGGCGCTGACCAACCTTGTAGGACGGGGCCTGACCGGGCCAGCCAAGGTAACGGTCGAGCTCAAAACGCACAAACGCCTCTGGCATGTTGACGTTGGCCTTGAGGAACTCCCAAGCCTTGTCCGCGTCCCAAGTTCCGCCGCCCCACTCCTGCGGGCACGGCAGTTCGAGGTGAACACCGATGTCGAGTACAACTCGGGCCGCGCGTAGGCGTTGGCCGTCAAGCATGCCCAACCGGTCGCCCAGGTCGTCGAGGAAACCCAAATCGGCCATGAGGCGCTCGGCGTACAGTGCCCAGCCCTCACCGTGTCCGGAGACCCAGCACCCGAGCCGGCGCCAAGTGTTGAGTGACTCGCGTAGGTAGACTGCCTGTCCGCACTGCAGGTGGTGCCCCGGAACGCCCTCGTGGTAGACGGTGGTCTTCTCGCGCCAGGTATTGAACGTGGTGACCTCGGCGGGCACGGACCACCACATCCGGCCGGGCCGGGAGAAGTCATCGCTCGGTGGGGTGTAGTAGATGCCGCCGGTCTGGGTTGGTGCGATCATGCACTCCAGGTCTAGGACCGGCTGCGGAATATCAAAGTGCACGCCGTTCAACGCCGCGATGGCTGAGTCGGAGGTCTGTTGCATCCACGCCCGCAACTCGTCCGTCGAATGTAGCGTCCGTTCGGGATCCTGGTCCAAGAACGCGACCGCCTGCTCAACCGTGGCTCCGGGGCCAACCAACTCCTCGGCAATGGCCACCTGCTCGGCGATAATCCGATTAAGCTCGGCGAGCCCCCACGCGTAGGTCTCATCAAGGTCGATTGTTGCGCCCAAGAATGCTCGGGACGCAAGCTCGTAGCGCTCCCGTCCGCAGGCATCGGCAAGTGGTGCCTGCGGCTCTAGTTCATCGGAGAGGAACTGAGCTAGCCGGCCATAGGCATCCGCGGCGCCCTGAGCGCCTGATTCCAACGACTCCCGCAACTGCGGGCCCGCAGGGCTCGCCGCAATCGCGGCTTCGGCGGCGGGGCCGGCCACAAACTCAAAGAAGAAGGAACCGGGAACACTGAGTTCCTCGGCCTGCTCAATACCCGCGGTCACCTGGCGTACGGCCGAAACCCGGTCAATGCTCGCGCCATAACGCAGTGAGAGCGTGTAGCTCTCAAGCGCACTGGGCAAAAGCTCCAATCGAGCTGCGATGTTTTCCCAGTCACCAACGGTTGCGGTCGGGGCAATGTCAAAGACATCACGGATCGCTTGGAGGGGAGACTCAATCACGTTCAGTTCGCCGTACTGCCACCCGGACTCGTGCAACTCCACATCGAGCCCCAGACGTTCGCGCATGGCCGCAAGCGTCACGCGGTCGATTTCATCAACGGGCGTAGCGGCTTCAAGGGCCTCGAGGGTGGACTTAGTCAACTGCGCCCGGGCATCGATCCCGGCGGGCGAAAAGTCCGTCGCCAGGTGATCAAAGCCCTTAAACCCCATGAAGGTGGCCCCAAACGGGTCTAAGCCCGCCATGGAATTTAGGTAGTGTTCAGCAATTTCGTCGATTGCTGAGGCTGTACGTGTATCAATACTCATGGGTCACAACGCTACCGTATTTTTGCCGGTCACCGCCCGAGCTCGGGACCATTGTCCCGCCTCGCGGCGCGCTTGATAAGCCAACCTTAGAAGAGTCAAGGACGCGGGTTGGAACAAGTAGATGGAATTCTGACGTGAACAAGGCAGAGCGCAGTACCGAGCAAGATGAGTTAGCACGCCACGAGGCACTGATTAAGGAACTCGAAGACGGCCTTCCGGGAAAACGCCACTCGAACACACGGATCTTCGGCACCATGCTCGTGGCCGCCACGATCTCCTTGATTGCGGCGTTTGTGCTGTCAATCGATGCCGTGGCGCTCGCGGCTAATCCAACCGCGGATCTTGCCTGTGATGTGAACGCAATCTTGAGCTGTGGAACGGTGGGGACCTCATG
It encodes the following:
- a CDS encoding phospho-sugar mutase yields the protein MAAQEELLQRAAAWLDDDPESTTQHELRVLLESVAAGDAESLASLTDRFNGTLQFGTAGLRGAIGAGPNRMNRSVVIRAAAGLAAFLKQELPGQTPHIVIGYDARHFSQEFAFDSAGVWVAAGCRVSILNRALPTPVLAYTMRRLGVDAGVVVTASHNPPADNGYKVYLGGRVVQDEGKDAQIVPPHDQMIAAQIAAVESVRATPRAESGWTVLGDEAVTSYIDAVHTLIDDAPRDLSIVLTPLHGVGGQVVEEMFEGAGFTNFSSVPEQVKPDPDFPTVSFPNPEEPGAIDLALAHAVARNADIVIANDPDTDRCAVAIKDPRVTGSPGTPQAAGWRMLHGDEVGAILGDHMARTHVHTDHDSEEPATLANSIVSSRLLGQIAQHYGLNFRATLTGFKWISRAPNLVYGYEEALGYCVAPDLVRDKDGISAALVVAQLAARLKAQGSSIIEYLDDLARRHGLYLTDQLSARFTDLSLIPATMTRLRANPPATLAGSPVSKVIDLSTGSDQLPPTDGIVLLAHNGTRVIVRPSGTEPKVKCYLEVITQVRPGADFDELTEVRSHARAALDQVRTDIGAALGI
- a CDS encoding purine-nucleoside phosphorylase; amino-acid sequence: MTTTPQSPNETLSQDDPFDLARSAAGQIAQLSGVSHHDIALVLGSGWGGAAELLGETVAEIPAQDIPGFSAPSVHGHGATIRSIRIADSGKHALVLGSRTHLYEGKGVRAVVHGMRTAAAAGAKTVILTNGCGGLNPAWNPGTPVLISDHINLTATSPIEGANFVDLTDLYSSRLRDLARSVDPSLDQGVYAQFRGPHYETPAEVKMAGILGADLVGMSTTIEAIAARQAGLEILGISLVTNLAAGISPVPLSHEEVIEAGVAAGPRISALLAQIIRLI
- a CDS encoding NAD(P)H-quinone dehydrogenase, yielding MTTIDALADQHPAPHIAIIGGGPGGYEAALVASRLGAKVTIIERRGMGGAAVLTDVVPSKTLIATAEWMTLGGAAAELGIRINEDNDYTSQTISVDLKAVNQRVKALAIAQSEDIRARLDASGVTVINGEGRFLSPTKLAVSNVVDARGHRLDDLEVEADFVLVAVGATPRVVPEAQPDGKRILTWTQVYDLDELPKKLIVVGSGVTGAEFAGAYHALGAEVVLVSSRDRVLPGEDADAANLIEKVFTARGMTVMGKSRAESAVVKTIDGEECVEVTLSDGRTVTGSHVLMAVGSIPNTAGLGLEEIGVHLTPSGHIETDKVSRTTVGTVYAAGDCTGVLPLASVAAMQGRVAMSHALGDTVRPIKLRSVAANVFTAPEIATVGYSQKVLDEQKIKYDVIMLPLRRNPRAKMMGIREGFIKLFSTLETGEVLGGVVVAPRASELIYPITMAVTHRLTVDNVADAFTIYPSLTGTIAEVARMGHQRIDD
- a CDS encoding endonuclease/exonuclease/phosphatase family protein yields the protein MTAPASKFTSKYLALLVLVTALAAELIRFSGPLLDSAIERNGVIVAGTIALGTYLAPGLFALTLSARRQVSGSMVMIAVVALGVARLLLVLLDGTVLFGVGLATVALAIATLTIVAGAVSQEGPRTVGTGIGLGLMLSGALNLSLKTLDPIWQSSTVASVSSAVLVVATIILGSAVRESEPQPHVRGLWAIGPVLSLGVVIFANPAFIASQSHLPLWVSAGVLLGVSLALPHVLNRAYEHKLVHAIVVVLAVATIFFVPSWPATPGPLVSIAISVFVALLGLSSLALLTVMVSRTPDRNSSGPLALAATGAGASVILPILLFQLDYDIPLGFPNALLFVATAAFLGGAALRVGAHSPYESGPNAVAPKTVPLVIATISALGVIGAIQTSGLTAQAPAGHVAGDSARVLNWNLHYGTSTSPAVELQAIAELIRQEQATVVTLQEVSRGWILGGGVDMATYLANELGMEFAFVGAADQQFGNALLWHPDTPITDIERIALTYGDGPQRRSAIGGTLNLAQGEFWVSTAHLQHRAENTPTRILQLDDMFADMPSGGPALITGDFNAEPGWPEIAYLTEHGFISGQDTAGDPSQLTWPASDPNIRIDWMSAKDLKFSEFEVLPSQISDHTPQVATVSLN
- a CDS encoding NUDIX domain-containing protein gives rise to the protein MTTNAQIESGNGWVNCRCGQKHWGLYGAAGLFLVRTDHTGEFTEVVLQHRSLWSHQGGTWAVPGGALDHGETAFEGAVREAQEEAGIAGHHVTELAQVVLDHGDWSYTTVIAQTQDPQAPIGATDAESIEILWVPLSQIRERLLLPAFENSLDQILDLLTTAR
- a CDS encoding biotin carboxylase N-terminal domain-containing protein, producing the protein MLAISKVLIANRGEIAVRIIRACSDYGVGSVAVYAESDRDSLHVHLADEAYSLEGSRAQDTYLDIEKLLAIAQRSGANAVHPGYGFLAENSAFARAVIDAGLIWIGPPPQAIDDLGDKVSARHIAKRAGAPLVPGTADPVSSAAEVTAFAQEFGLPVAIKAAFGGGGRGLKVARTFEEIEELYDSAVREAVAAFGRGECFVERYLDRPRHVETQCLADQHGNVQVVSTRDCSLQRRHQKLVEEAPAPFLTDDQNKRLVESSKAIIAEAGYYGAGTCEFLVGLDGTISFLEVNTRLQVEHTITEEITGTDLVLAQFMIAEGKEISNQDPITRGHSFEFRINGEDPAANFLPGPGKITKLVLPTGPGVRVDTGVVEGDTVSGAFDSMIAKVIVTGANRTQALARARRALAEMQVEGIPTVLPFHRAVLDSGAFAPKHPSEPFSIYTSWIESEFQDICNALGQAATGAPAEQEAPVTERVVVEVGGKRLEVVIPAGLGFGRGRSGGPATRRPARRGATKTAAATGNSLTSPMQGTIVKVAAAEGAIVAEGDLIVVLEAMKMEQPLVAHRAGKITAFTATVGQGVTSGTVICEIVDAE
- a CDS encoding nucleoside triphosphate pyrophosphatase; amino-acid sequence: MTSLLLASASPSRLTTLRRAGIEPLVQVSNVDEDALLDQALLADPDLSPADQVLILAQGKARDVCANLGAGLAPDLIVGADSMLEFDGQVVGKPLDSEVARQRWRAMSGRRAALHSGHWVITSDGKELGATSSTIVHFANLSDHEIDAYVRSTEPLQVAGGFTIDGLGGPFISRITGDHHGVLGLSLPLLRNLLLDLGIAWPSLWNK
- a CDS encoding DUF885 domain-containing protein, whose protein sequence is MSIDTRTASAIDEIAEHYLNSMAGLDPFGATFMGFKGFDHLATDFSPAGIDARAQLTKSTLEALEAATPVDEIDRVTLAAMRERLGLDVELHESGWQYGELNVIESPLQAIRDVFDIAPTATVGDWENIAARLELLPSALESYTLSLRYGASIDRVSAVRQVTAGIEQAEELSVPGSFFFEFVAGPAAEAAIAASPAGPQLRESLESGAQGAADAYGRLAQFLSDELEPQAPLADACGRERYELASRAFLGATIDLDETYAWGLAELNRIIAEQVAIAEELVGPGATVEQAVAFLDQDPERTLHSTDELRAWMQQTSDSAIAALNGVHFDIPQPVLDLECMIAPTQTGGIYYTPPSDDFSRPGRMWWSVPAEVTTFNTWREKTTVYHEGVPGHHLQCGQAVYLRESLNTWRRLGCWVSGHGEGWALYAERLMADLGFLDDLGDRLGMLDGQRLRAARVVLDIGVHLELPCPQEWGGGTWDADKAWEFLKANVNMPEAFVRFELDRYLGWPGQAPSYKVGQRLWEQIRDEAEHAAAAAGQEFDLKAFHARALSLGSVGLDVLKEALA